A single genomic interval of Rhizophagus irregularis chromosome 15, complete sequence harbors:
- a CDS encoding uncharacterized protein (SECRETED:cutsite_VHA-SP; SECRETED:prob_0.9884); SECRETED:SignalP(1-20): MKYIFLFIVLICTIHLTVHASPLHEVRTSLLMKRCTHGGGLGDCNKGEECFFDDDCAPGLYCDNNAICQ; encoded by the exons atgaaatatattttcttgttTATCGTTCTTATTTGTACCATCCATCTGACAGTTCATGCATCGCCTCTCCATGAGG TTAGAACTAGCCTTCTCATGAAACGTTGTACACATGGTGGCGGACTTGGAGATTGTAATAAAGGAGAAGAGTgtttttttgatgatgattGCGCGCCGGGTCTTTATTGTGATAACAATGCTATATGCCAATGA